The Sulfurimonas sp. genome includes the window ATACGAAGACCTAGTAAAACTTTAGTAGTGTACTACTAACCAAATCGTTTTAAAATTAGGTTTTGTCCAAGAAACCCTGTGCTTTTTTAGAGCTGGAATATTTATATAATCTCCAGCAAAAAGTTTAACTTCTTTAGAGTTTTCAAACTCTAAAATTGCTTCTCCTTGAATTAGCATAACCCATTCAGAATCTTTTTGCTCGTACCATTTTCCCTCTGGCGTGACATGCCCATATGAGATAATACGCTCTATTTTAACTCCATCTTTTGATAGGATTTCTTCAAAAATTTCCTCTTTGATCTCAGTTGGGATAGATGCTAGCATATTACTCTTATTCATTAAAATATCCACTCATATAACCAACTACTCTTGAAGTGTCTCCACTGGCATCTGCGCTTGTTCTATAATCAAGTAAAGAAAAATCTAAAGAGAGTTTTTTTGCACTAATCATCATCGCTTGAACTCCTGTAATTCCACAAGCTTCACATCCACTGTGAAGTTTATTTATATCTAAATTTTTAATCGCTTCTAGACAGATAGCGTCTAAAGTATTTGCTTCTTCTTGATTGTAAAAATGACTCAAATCTGTACTAATTACAACACCATTATTTTCATCTTCTAAGATATAATCTATAATTTTACTGATTTGCTTGGCATCTATACTTGAATATACTAATTCTAAAATATTCACTTCTTGCATATAGTGTTTTATAAATGGAAATTGCACTTCTGTACTATGTTCTTTGTGAGCTTGTTCAAAATAAGATAATGAAAATTTATCTTTTAAACTATCTCCTAATTCAGTAGATGCCTCTATATCTCCAAGCGGAGTTTTATAAGATGCAAAATCTCCAAGACTTATGCCATCAAATGCTACTCTATGCGAAGGTCCGATAACTACAATATTTTTAATTTTACTATTTTTTAAAACTTTATAAGCAAGGTTAGCACTATAACCTGAGTAAACATAACCAGCATGAGGAACTATTACAGCTCTGCTTTGTTTTGCATCTGTATTTATATTTTGCTCTTCAAGGTGTTTGTTAAAATGTTCAAAATATCTATATAGCTCTTCTTTAGCATCTGGATAAAAACTACCATTTATGCTCATCTCTCTTTTCATTGAAAAACTCCTTTTATGCTACTTTGACATTTTATGCATTTGTTATTTTTTATATTTAGCATCTGTGCATTAAAACCGCTTCTTTTAATAAGCTCCGCATTACAAACACAGCAGTAAGTAGTGTTATCAGCTAAAATATTTCCAAGATAAACATATTTTATACCATAACTATGGGCTATTTCTTTTGCTTTTTGCATACTCTCTTCACTAGTTCTTGGAGTGTCAAGCATTTTATAATCAGGATGAAAAGCACTTAGATGCCACGGCACATCTACTCCTAATTTTGAAGATATAAATTCTGCCATTTTATGAATCTCTTCTTCACTGTCATTAATATCTGGAATGATTAAAGTTGTAATTTCAAGCCAAATATCACTTTTAGAAAACTCAATCAATGATTCTAAAACACCATCTAAGTCTGTTTTTAAAACCTTTTTATAGTACTCGTGCGAAAAACTTTTTAAGTCAATATTTACAGCATCTAGCCAACTGTTCATATCTTGCAAAACTTCTTTGGATTCATACCCACTTGATACAAATACATTTTTAATCCCATTTTCTTTAGCTAACACACCTATATCTTTTGCGTATGGATACCAAATAGTTGGCTCATTGTAAGTGTAACTAATACTTTGTGTTTTATGTTTAAGAGCTAAATCAACTATATCCTGAGGAGAATAATTTACGCTCTCATCAACAACAGATGTTTGAGATATAGAATGGTTTTGACAAAAAGGACAACGAAAATTACAGCCAACTGTTCCAATAGAAAGTGATGAAGAAGATGGCAAAAAATGATAAAGTGGCTTTTTCTCAATGGGGTCTAAATGCAAAGCACTTGGATGTCCATAGGTTTTATTTACTAGCTTTGCATCTTCGTTAAAGTTAACTCCACATATAGCACTTTTACCTTCTTTTAGAGTGCAATAGTGCTTGCATAAAAGGCAAGTTATATGGTTTTCATCTTTATAGGCAAAGTATTTCATCATAATCTTCTTGGATATGTTCAACTTGATATGTGTATATAGTTGGATGTTCATCATAGATGCTTTTAGTTGCACCAGCTTTTAAACTTAGATGCTCTAAAAAGAGTTCTGACGTACTTAACTGCTCCCAAACTTGAGGTAAAAATGTACCACTATATCTTGAATGCTTTAAGATAAGTCCATCTATATTTGGTCTAATCTTTTGCAGTAAATCTTCATAATCTACATACTCTAAAATTTTAGGCTCACTCAAAAGTGAAACTTCAATATTTAAAGATGAAAGTTCTTCTTTACTCAAAGCATTAAACCTAGGATCAGAAAAACCTGCCGAAACTCCATTGTAAGCAAGATCATCAAAAAGTGTTCTGTGAGCTATGATGGAACCTATGCAACCTCGTAACTCTTTGTTATACTTTAGAGTTACAAAAACTGCTCCATCTTTTTTCAGATATGGATATTCTTTTAAAATACTATTTTCATCAAAAGTATAATTTTCATCAAGTTTGTTTAATATGGCACTTTTTGCAATTTGTAGTAAAACTTTATCAAGCATAAGAACTCCTAATAAAGTATTATATTACTATAACTCTAAAAGTACAGTATCCCTACGAGTTGCTTCAAACTTTTTACATCCACTCTCAAAAGCACCACTCTCACCAATAAGAATACACTTATGTTTTGCTCTTGTTATAGCCGTATAAATTAGCTTTGTATTATGCATGATAAAGTGAGAAAAAGTCATGGGAATTACAACTATGTCATACTCCATTCCTTGTACTTTATGGATGGTTAAAGCATAAGATAACATTAGATGCGATTTAACCTCTTCATACTCGTAAACTACCACTACATCTTCATTTGGATAAAAAACGAACAGTTGTTCATCATCTTCTTCTATCTTAAAAAGTAGCCCACTCATACCATTATAGATGCGTCTTTGGCTTGAGTCTTCTCCAGTTTTAAAAGCGTCACCACTCCATGAGGTCATGTTCTCATTTTTAGTATGAACTACCTTGTCCATAAGTCTAAATTCTACTCCACCTTTTTTTACACATTTTTTTGGATTTGGGTTGAAGTATTCTTGTAAAACTTTGTTTAAATTATTGGTCCCAAGAGTTCCACCTTTCATAGGTGTTATTACTTGAAAATAATTTAGATACTCTTTTATCTGTTTGTTGTTAAGTCTATATCTTGCTTTTTCTATTGACTCAACAACTTTATGCATTATCTCTGTAACAATTTGCAAAGAGTTGCTTTCTCTTAATTCTTGAAGTTGTGTTTGAGAAAGCTCGCTTCTAAGTGTGTAATAGTTTTGTATGCTTATGTCTATAAACTCAAAATCTTCATAAGAGTTTCTATACTCTGGAACAATTCCTTTTCGTATATCATTTGCGATAAGTGTTATTGCTTGATCTTCACTCTGTCTATAAATCTTTGTAAGTTTTACAATAGGTGCTAACTCTAAACTCAAAACATCACTCAAAACATTTCCAGCTCCAATAGGAGGAAGTTGCGCATCATCTCCAACAATTATGACAATAGCATCTCTATGAATCTTTGCCATCAGTTTAGCAAAAAGAGGAGAGTTAATCATAGATGCTTCATCTATCAAAACAACACCAAAAGGAAAATCATCTCTATCTTCATGTTTAACTAAAAGACTCTGAATAGTAGCACTTTCATATCCAGTTGTATCTGCAATTCTCTGAGATGCGATGCCACTTAAAGCACAAGTTATTATCTCTTTTTTTTCATACTTAGTATTTAATAATTCAAGTATAGTTTTTGATGTTGTACTTTTACCAGTTCCTGCATAACCAACTAAAAAAAGTATAGATGCACCATCATTTATTTTTTTAACTGCTTCTTTTTGCTGTTCGCCTAAGTCCAAATCACTCTTTATTAAAAACTCATCTAAATCTTTTACAAATCCACCACTATCTTTTTTTGCTCTTTCTCTTATGGTGTCATATAGATATTTTTCAGCATCATACAGTCTTGCAGGAGAAAGTCTATCATTTTTCATAATGACTATACTTGATTCACTGACTCTCTCAATAAGTGCTAATTCGTACAGATGAGTTTTATCCACAAAGCCAAGAAGTTCATTTAAACCAGAAAAAAGTATCTCTTTAGCAACACAACTATTACCCTGTTGTTCACAGTAGTTCATAAGTACAAAATCCATCGCAGAACTTATACGATTTTCATCTTCACTCTCTACACCCATTTTAAGAGCCAACTCGTCTGCTCTTTTAAAACCTATACCATTTATGGAAGTAAGTATGTATGGATTACTTTTTATCTTTGAACATGGTTCATCAACATCTTTCATAGCAGTTGCTATGGCTGTAAGAAGAGTTTGTGAAACATCAAAAGGACTTAAAAACTCTCCTAATTTTCTCATGGAACGAAATTTTTTCCACGATGTTTGAATCTTTTTAAGTCGTTTTTCTTTGATGCCTTTAAACTCTAAAAGTTTTTGTATATCATTGTCTAAAATATTTATAAGTTCTTCTGAGCCAAATTGCTCTATCAATTCTGCTGATAGTTTTTTTGTAAAACCTTTAACGATTTTATTTAAAAAGAAAAATAGTTGATTTTGATTGACTTTGATAGATTCAAATTTAAAAGTTTTACCATATTTTTTATGTTCTTCCCAGTAACCACTTAGAGTAATGGCAGAACTTTTTATATTTTTCACATCACTCTCTAAGTAGGTTCCACTTATTTTTTCACCACTTTTTAATCGTGCAATAAAAAAGCCTTCATCTTCAAAAAGAATATGTTCTATTTGACCTATTAGAGTAGTGCTCACTCTATGCTTTAACTCGCTCTAGTCTATCGGATTCTTGTGCTTTATAAAGCTCTGCACACCCTTTTGATAGTTCACGGATTTTTAAGATGTAGTTTGCTCTTTCTGTTTGTGAGATTGCTTTTCTTGCATCTAAAACATTAAAAGTGTTAGATGCTAACATACATAAGTCATAAGCAGGAAGAGGAAGTCCAGCATCTAGTGCTGCTAAACACTCTTTAGATTTTGCATTAAAATCAGCAAACAGCATCTCAACATCTGCTACTTCAAAGTTGTATTTTGAGAACTGAATTTCACTCTCTTTATGAACATCTTTATAAAGTGTTTTATTTCCATCTTTATCTTCACTCCAAACAATATCAAAAATATTATCAACACCTTGAAGGTACATAGCAAGTCTTTCTGTTCCATAAGTTATCTCAACTGCAACAGGATTACACTCTATCCCTCCAACTTGTTGAAAGTATGTAAATTGTGTAACTTCCATACCATTTAACCAAACTTCCCAACCAAGTCCCCAAGCACCTAGTGTTGGTGACTCCCAGTTATCTTCTACAAATCTAATATCATGTTGTGAAACATCAAGACCAAGATACTCTAATGATTTTAAATAAAGTTCTTGAATATTATCTGGAGATGGTTTTATAAGCGCTTGAAACTGGTAATAACTTCCCAAACGATTTGGATTTTCTCCATATCGTCCATCTGTTGGACGACGAGATGGAGCTACATAAGCAACAGACCATGGCTGAGAATCTAGTGAGCGTAAAAAAGTTGCAGGATGAAAAGTTCCCGCTCCTGCTGGAATATCGTATGGTTGAACAATATTGCAACCCTCTCTCATCCAAAATTCTTGAAGTTTAAGTAACATCTCACTAAAAGTTATCATTATATTGCCTATTTAAAAATTTTTGTAATTATATCGAATCTAACTCATTTTACAAACTATATCGCCTACATTTTTTCCTAAAAATTTTGCAACTACTTCACACTTTACTTTAAGTAAAAAACATATTTTTTTTCTATGAGAAGGACTCATACATTCATAGTTGCCCATACCTTTACTTATGACTAAATCAACACTATCAAAAAGTTTTTTTGAGTAAGTATTTGCACGATTATAGGTAAACCCAGGGGTATTAACACCACTATCAACTAACTCACAAAGTTCATCAAAACCAGCCTCTTTTGCTTCTTTCATTGTCACATCATTTATAATTGGCTTTCCCCTAACCATATATGAATAAGAAGCATCTGGATATAACTCTTGGAGTGTTTGTATAAACACATAGTCAAATATATGCTCACCAACATTGTCGCCAATAATCAAAACGCTTGAAGCATTAGTGAGTTCATATTTCATTAGTTCAAAATCATCATAAGCAAAATCAGTATGAAAAACCTTTGAAAGTTCCTCTTCTAAGTCAAACTCAACTGCAGCAGCTAAATCTATAACATTACCAGCAACTGCTGTTTTTGTAGCTGTTAAAAGTTTGTTGCTAGATGTAAAAAGTTTATCTTTTACAAGCGGAACAAAAGAGAGAGCTTTTTTAGTAGAGAGTTCTTTTACTTCATCATAAAGGTCAGTTTTATTGGCTATTTCTGCCATTTTTCCATACACATAAGAAGCGATTTCAGGGGGATTATCTTCATATGAGAAGTTAAAACTCATCTCTTTAACTTTAGATGTCATTTCTTCTTTTAATGACTTTGAGGCATTTATGGCATCTGAGACTTTAATACTTTGGTTTATTATACAAGCAACGCAAGCTTCATCGATAGTCATATATTATGTAGTATGTTCATCAATAGCTTTATTCCACATAAGCTTATATTTTCTTCTCATAAACTCAACTTCTTGTTGAGAGAGTTTTAACTGCTCTGTTAGGGTTGCAATTGTTTTTCTATCTTCA containing:
- a CDS encoding cupin domain-containing protein, which encodes MNKSNMLASIPTEIKEEIFEEILSKDGVKIERIISYGHVTPEGKWYEQKDSEWVMLIQGEAILEFENSKEVKLFAGDYINIPALKKHRVSWTKPNFKTIWLVVHY
- the amrB gene encoding AmmeMemoRadiSam system protein B translates to MKREMSINGSFYPDAKEELYRYFEHFNKHLEEQNINTDAKQSRAVIVPHAGYVYSGYSANLAYKVLKNSKIKNIVVIGPSHRVAFDGISLGDFASYKTPLGDIEASTELGDSLKDKFSLSYFEQAHKEHSTEVQFPFIKHYMQEVNILELVYSSIDAKQISKIIDYILEDENNGVVISTDLSHFYNQEEANTLDAICLEAIKNLDINKLHSGCEACGITGVQAMMISAKKLSLDFSLLDYRTSADASGDTSRVVGYMSGYFNE
- the amrS gene encoding AmmeMemoRadiSam system radical SAM enzyme codes for the protein MKYFAYKDENHITCLLCKHYCTLKEGKSAICGVNFNEDAKLVNKTYGHPSALHLDPIEKKPLYHFLPSSSSLSIGTVGCNFRCPFCQNHSISQTSVVDESVNYSPQDIVDLALKHKTQSISYTYNEPTIWYPYAKDIGVLAKENGIKNVFVSSGYESKEVLQDMNSWLDAVNIDLKSFSHEYYKKVLKTDLDGVLESLIEFSKSDIWLEITTLIIPDINDSEEEIHKMAEFISSKLGVDVPWHLSAFHPDYKMLDTPRTSEESMQKAKEIAHSYGIKYVYLGNILADNTTYCCVCNAELIKRSGFNAQMLNIKNNKCIKCQSSIKGVFQ
- the amrA gene encoding AmmeMemoRadiSam system protein A — its product is MLDKVLLQIAKSAILNKLDENYTFDENSILKEYPYLKKDGAVFVTLKYNKELRGCIGSIIAHRTLFDDLAYNGVSAGFSDPRFNALSKEELSSLNIEVSLLSEPKILEYVDYEDLLQKIRPNIDGLILKHSRYSGTFLPQVWEQLSTSELFLEHLSLKAGATKSIYDEHPTIYTYQVEHIQEDYDEILCL
- a CDS encoding AAA family ATPase — protein: MSTTLIGQIEHILFEDEGFFIARLKSGEKISGTYLESDVKNIKSSAITLSGYWEEHKKYGKTFKFESIKVNQNQLFFFLNKIVKGFTKKLSAELIEQFGSEELINILDNDIQKLLEFKGIKEKRLKKIQTSWKKFRSMRKLGEFLSPFDVSQTLLTAIATAMKDVDEPCSKIKSNPYILTSINGIGFKRADELALKMGVESEDENRISSAMDFVLMNYCEQQGNSCVAKEILFSGLNELLGFVDKTHLYELALIERVSESSIVIMKNDRLSPARLYDAEKYLYDTIRERAKKDSGGFVKDLDEFLIKSDLDLGEQQKEAVKKINDGASILFLVGYAGTGKSTTSKTILELLNTKYEKKEIITCALSGIASQRIADTTGYESATIQSLLVKHEDRDDFPFGVVLIDEASMINSPLFAKLMAKIHRDAIVIIVGDDAQLPPIGAGNVLSDVLSLELAPIVKLTKIYRQSEDQAITLIANDIRKGIVPEYRNSYEDFEFIDISIQNYYTLRSELSQTQLQELRESNSLQIVTEIMHKVVESIEKARYRLNNKQIKEYLNYFQVITPMKGGTLGTNNLNKVLQEYFNPNPKKCVKKGGVEFRLMDKVVHTKNENMTSWSGDAFKTGEDSSQRRIYNGMSGLLFKIEEDDEQLFVFYPNEDVVVVYEYEEVKSHLMLSYALTIHKVQGMEYDIVVIPMTFSHFIMHNTKLIYTAITRAKHKCILIGESGAFESGCKKFEATRRDTVLLEL
- the glyQ gene encoding glycine--tRNA ligase subunit alpha — encoded protein: MITFSEMLLKLQEFWMREGCNIVQPYDIPAGAGTFHPATFLRSLDSQPWSVAYVAPSRRPTDGRYGENPNRLGSYYQFQALIKPSPDNIQELYLKSLEYLGLDVSQHDIRFVEDNWESPTLGAWGLGWEVWLNGMEVTQFTYFQQVGGIECNPVAVEITYGTERLAMYLQGVDNIFDIVWSEDKDGNKTLYKDVHKESEIQFSKYNFEVADVEMLFADFNAKSKECLAALDAGLPLPAYDLCMLASNTFNVLDARKAISQTERANYILKIRELSKGCAELYKAQESDRLERVKA
- a CDS encoding damage-control phosphatase ARMT1 family protein, which translates into the protein MTIDEACVACIINQSIKVSDAINASKSLKEEMTSKVKEMSFNFSYEDNPPEIASYVYGKMAEIANKTDLYDEVKELSTKKALSFVPLVKDKLFTSSNKLLTATKTAVAGNVIDLAAAVEFDLEEELSKVFHTDFAYDDFELMKYELTNASSVLIIGDNVGEHIFDYVFIQTLQELYPDASYSYMVRGKPIINDVTMKEAKEAGFDELCELVDSGVNTPGFTYNRANTYSKKLFDSVDLVISKGMGNYECMSPSHRKKICFLLKVKCEVVAKFLGKNVGDIVCKMS